From Mastacembelus armatus chromosome 13, fMasArm1.2, whole genome shotgun sequence, one genomic window encodes:
- the wdr74 gene encoding WD repeat-containing protein 74: MGDRSQLCSVWLGSETGILKGVSLSRKQAFNFCNTSHLSRDQEVRALCWGDPAETELLVGSVDGTVKTFSTEKGAFTETRCCGDPAEGCFTGLAVLSGSALVTCGECGTLRVWKEDSSDPVIELDAGKNVCRMRQSPVHQHKVATGGKENGLKIWDLERPEEPVFTAKNLRDDWLDLRRPHWVRDMAFIPDSDKVVTCTGYHQVHVFDPSSPQKRPVLEAEYSEYPLTALSLPAAGNTVVVGNTHGQIALLDLRKGVVRGCLKGLAGGVRALQCHPSQPVVASCGLDRFLRIHSLEDRKLQHRVYLKSRLNCVLLASRDLEDGGGDVQGEGATQEVKEEEEEDEVWDSMEQVEDNRQKRKTAEEEEPQKKKGKRKKGQD, encoded by the exons ATGGGGGACCGGAGCCAATTGTGCTCCGTGTGGCTGGGCTCCGAGACCGGAATCTTGAAGGGGGTCAGTCTGTCCCGGAAACAGGCCTTCAACTTCTGCAACACGAGCCACCTGAGCCGCGACCAGGAGGTCCGCGCGCTGTGCTGGGGGGACCCGGCGGAGACCGAACTGCTTGTGGGCTCCGTGGACGGGACCGTGAAGACCTTCAGCACCGAGAAGGGCGCCTTCACCGAGACCCGGTGCTGCGGAGACCCCGCGGAGGGCTGCTTCACCGGGCTGGCGGTGCTCAGCGGATCCGCGCTGGTAACTTGCGGGGAGTGCGGGACGCTGCGGGTCTGGAAGGAGGACAGCAGCGATCCCGTGATCGAACTTGACGCAGGGAAGAACGTGTGCAGGATGCGGCAGAGCCCGGTACACCAGCACAAAGTCGCTACCGGTGGGAAGGAGAACGGACTGAAGATCTGGGACCTGGAGAGACCCGAGGAACCCGTGTTCACCGCAAAAAACCTGAGGGACGATTGGTTGGATCTACGGCGGCCGCACTGGGTCAGAGACATGGCCTTCATCCCGGACTCAGACAAAGTGGTCACCTGCACAGGTTACCATCAG GTCCACGTCTTTGACCCGTCCTCCCCCCAGAAACGTCCTGTCCTGGAGGCCGAGTACAGCGAGTACCCTCTCACCGCTCTGTCTCTCCCCGCTGCCGGCAACACAGTGGTGGTGGGAAACACCCACGGCCAGATCGCCCTGCTGGACCTGAGAAAAGGTGTGGTCCGCGGCTGTCTGAAAGGGCTGGCGGGGGGCGTGCGGGCGCTGCAGTGTCATCCTTCTCAGCCGGTGGTGGCGTCCTGTGGCCTGGACCGCTTCCTCCGCATCCACAGCCTGGAGGACCgcaaactgcagcacagagtctACCTCAAGTCCAGACTCAACTGTGTCCTGCTGGCCAGCCGGGACCTGGAGGACGGAGGGGGGGATGTGCAGGGAGAGGGTGCGACtcaggaggtgaaggaggaggaggaggaggatgaagtgTGGGACTCCATGGAGCAGGTGGAGGACAATAGGCAGAAgaggaaaacagcagaggaggaagagccgcagaagaagaaaggaaagaggaagaaaggacAAGACTGA